The genomic segment GCTAGGCTCGGCTCGCGTCCCTCCGGGGGCTTCCCGACGAGTTCCACTCGAAACGAAGGGGTGGGGGTGTGTCGGAGGTGATGGTGGGACGAGACGACACGGAGGGACAACACGGAGGGACGGCAGAGGGAGACGGCGCGGAGAGAGGACGTTGGGTCGGCGTTCTGGGAGGCAGTCAGTCGTTCGAATCGAAACGGAGGGTAGTACCGCCGGGATACCGGGTGGGGGAACGACTATGCGAGCGAAGCGGCTGGAGGGGAGCGTCGAACGCGAAGCGAACGTCAGTCAGGACCGATGGGACCGTGAAGACCAGCGACGCGGCGAGTCGTCGGGAGCCGGCCGCAACTGTCCGCTCTCGGCGGACCTCGGTCGTCGTGTACGTCGATGTTAATCTCGGTTCGGTCGGATAAAGCAGAGGTAAATGTGACCGGCGTCTGACGTAGTGCTTAAGTTAGTTCAGAAATGTGGGTACTTCATACGCCCCTCCGCGATGATAAGTCGGGAGGTGCGGGAGGACAGGATGGGACTGCTCACAGAACTTAGAGACAGCATCTCACGGGTCGTCGACCGGATGTTCTCGGACGCAGAGCCGAGACGAATCGGCATCTACGGACCGCCGAACGCCGGAAAGACGACCCTCGCAAACCGTATCGCCCGTGACTGGACCGGTGACGCCATCGGCCCCGAGAGCCACATCCCGCACGAGACGCGTCGCGCGCGCCGAAAGGAGAACGTGGAGATAGAGCGCAACGGGAAGAAAGTCACCATCGACATCGTCGACACGCCGGGGGTCACGACGAAAGTCGATTACAAAGAGTTCCTCGACCACGACATGCAGAAAGACGACGCCGTCCGTCGGTCCCGTGAGGCCACGGAGGGCGTCGCCGAAGCGATGCACTGGCTTCGCGAAGACGTCGACGGCGTCATCTACGTGCTCGACAGCACCGAAGACCCGTTCACGCAGGTCAACACGATGCTCATCGGCATCATCGAAAGTCAGGACCTGCCCGTACTCATCTTCGCGAACAAGACCGACCTGGAGGAGTCGAACGTCCAGCGCATCTCGAACGCGTTCCCCCAGCACGAAACGGTGCCGCTCTCGGCACTCGAAGGAAACAACATGGACGAAGTGTACGACAAGATAGCGGAGTACTTTGGGTGAGTACCGTGCCTGAAGTCACATCCGGCGACGACGGGGTGCAGATTGACCTCATCAGTGCCGCCCGCATGGAAGGGCTGGCCAGCATGGAGAAGATCCGTCTCATCCTCGACGGCGTCCGCGACGGGAACATCGTCATCCTCGAAGAGGGACTCTCGCCGGACGAGGAGTCGAAACTCATCGAAGTGACGATGACGGAGATAAGCCCCGACGAGTTCAACGGAATCGAAATCGAGACCTATCCGCAGTCGAAGGGCGGGCAGGGCTTCCTCGGCCGACTGATGGGCAAAGAGGACACCAAGAAGCTCACCGTCATCGGCCCGGCCAACCAGATTCAGACGCTCCACAAGGACGAGAACCTCATCAGCGCGCTCGTCTCGCGGAAGTAGCCGACGCCGCGTCTTCGCCGACCCACGCTCGACCACCAACCCAACCAACCCAACCCACGCCGGCGGCGCGTCTCGACCGACGGATTCGGACGCTCGGCGGCCGCGACAACACACACGACGAGAACGGACACACATGCCCCACCAATGTACGAACTGCGGGAGGGTGTTCGCCGACGGCTCGAAAGAGATGCTGTCGGGGTGCCCCAACTGCGGCGGGAACAAGTTCCAGTTCAGCCCCTCGGGCTCCGGGAGCGACGCCGCCGCGTCCACCACCGACAGCCGAACGGCGTCGTCCGACGCGACGCCGTCGTCGGGGCGCGCCGCCGACGCCGATGCGGACACCGACACCGCCACCACTGACCGAGAATCCGCCGACGACGACGCGGGTTCGACGACGTGGAGGCGCGCCGCCTCGCGGGCGGCCGACGCCGTCGACCCGCGTTCCGGGAGCCGACGGTCGGACTCCGGCGACGACGACGGCGGGCGACCCGACGCACCCGGACGCGACACCCAGAACCGACAGACGGACAGCTCGAACGACCTCGACGACGCTCGCCGCCGCGGGCAGTCGCTCCGTGAGTGGGCGAACTCGCGCGGCTTCGCGAGCGAAGTCGAAGGCGCGGACGACGAGACGACGCTCCGTGAGAACCGGCGGCGGACCGGCGACGCGCAACGACGCCCGCCGGAACGACGGCCGGAGCCCGAGTCGTCGCCGTCTCCGAACGCGTCCGAGTCGTCGCCGTCTCCGAACGCGTCCGAGTCGCCGCCCGACTCGGCACCGACTTCCGACACCTCGACGGCGTCGCCCGATACGGCACCGACGCCGTCCGAGTCGTCGGCACCGTCTGAACCGTCCACGACGCCGTCCGACACACCGCCGACGCCGTCCGACACCCCCACCGATACGTCTACGGACGAACCGTCGGTGTTCGGCGACGAGGTGGAGGACGACGCGCAGGCGAGCGCACGGTCGGACGTGGTGTCGCCGGACGAGATTCGCGCGGCGTCGGAGAACGCCGACGACAGACCCTCGGACGCGGACGGCCGGGTCATCGAACCGCAGAGCGACGACCGCCCGGACCTCGACGAACTCCGCGAGGAACTGAACGACCAGTTCGAGAGCATCAAAATCGTCGCGCCGGGCGAGTACGAACTCAACCTGATGGAACTGTACGACCGACCCGAGTACATCATCTCGCTCCGCGAAGACGGCCGGTACGTCATCGAAGTGCCGGACACCTGGGACAGCCACGACGACCGCTGATTCGTCGCAGTCGCGGTCACGCGGTCGATTCCCCCCATCCATTCCCATCCCACCGACTTCCGCGCTCCCGTTCTTCTTCTCCCCGGTTTCGCTCCCGCCGCCTCTCCGGTTCGTTTCGACTCCTGCGCTCGTTTCGACTTCCCCGCTTTTCGCCGCGTTACCCCTTCGTTTCCACTCGAACCGGGTCGCTCGGCCGACTCGACTTCCCGCACCCGTCTCCAATCCCCCCGGTACCGGTGCTATCCGCCGGTTGCTGAACCAATAGGCGGCCGAAGTCCCACCTTTCGACGATGGCATCGTCCCTCCAGCGTCGCGCCCACGACGCCCTGATGTGGTTCCCCGCGCTGTTGGCCCGCCTCGGCCTGGTGGACCGCGAGAAGGGGTCGCGGGCGTTCGACCTCGCGGTTCCGGTGATGGTCACCGGCGGGATGCGGACGCTGCTCCGCATCGCCGACTTCCTGATGGTGAGCCTCGCACTCGGCGAGGCGGCGGTGGCGGGACTCGAACTCGGCTTTCAGTACTACTTCATCCCGTTCGGACTCGCCCTCGCGCTGACCAGCGGTACCATCAGCGTCGTCTCGCGGGTCGTCGGCGCGGGCAACTACGACGCCGCGGACTTCGCGGTGAAGCAGTCGCTGTGGCTCTCGATTCTCCTCTCCGTTCCCATCACCGCCGCCGGGTGGGTGTACGCGACGCCGCTCATCGACCTCCTGACGAACGACCCGGCGGCCATCGAACTCGGGAGCGCGTACCTCCGAATCGTGATGTTGTCGGTGACGTTCCGCTTCTGGAGTATGATCGCCGCCCGCGCTCTCGCGGGCGTCGGCGACACCCGGACGCCGATGTACGTCCGCCTGCTGACGCTCCCGACGAACGTCGCGCTGAACGCCGTCCTCATCTTCGGCCTGTTCGGCGCGCCGGCACTCGGTGTCGAAGGCGCGGCGTGGGGCACCGTCGCCGCCAACACGCTCGCGGCGGTCATCTTCTTCGGACTGCTCGCCTCCGGGCGGTGGGACGTGCGACTCCGCCTCGGCGGCAAGCAGTGGGACTGGGGCGTCGTGGCAGAAATCGTCCGCGTCGGTCTCCCCCTCGCCGGGACGCGGCTCTCCCGGACGTTCGGTCGGTTCCCGTTTCTGTTCGTCCTCGGCGTCCTCGGCACCGACGTCGTCGCCGCGTACGCCATCGGTCGGCGCGTGATGCTGCTGGCGCTCATGCCGGCGTGGGGCTACTCCACGGCCGCCTCGACGCTCGTCGGACAGGCGGTCGGCGGCGGCGACGACGCCGAGGCGACGGAGTACGGCTGGCAGACGCTCCGCATCGCCCTCGTGACGCAACTGCTCATCGCGGCGGTCATCTTCCTCGCCGCCGAGCCACTGGCGCAGGTGTTCGGCGCGGGTAACGTCGCTCTCACGACGACGTTCATCCGCGTGTTCGGCCTCGGCGTGGCCGGGTTCAGCGTCTCGCGAACGATGCGCGGTGCCCTCCGCGGCGCGGGCGACACCCGCTGGCCGTTCTACGGCGGTCTGCTCGGGACGTACGTCGTCCGTCTCCCCGTCGCCTTCGCCGCACTCCCCGTCGGGTTCGCCGTCTCGGCGTTCGGCGTCACCGTCGCCCCCGGACTCGGGTGGGCGCTCCCGGCCGTCTACGCGGCCATCCTCGCCGACATGTACGCCCGCGCCGTCGTCAACGGGGCGCGGTACTACAGCGGCGAGTGGCTTCGCGTCGCCCGGGAGTCGAACGTCGGCTCTGCGGCCGACTGAGCGACGCCCCGACGGACCGGACCGACGCGGCCAACCGACCGCCGGTTCCGGCGTCGACTCTCCGCGTTCGGGCCGTCTGCGCCCCGCGAACCCCTCCGTTTCCACTCGAACCCGAAGTGAACTCGAATGCGAGTGATGTCCTCGCCGGTCGGGACGACGGTGGCCGATATTGAAGCCTTTAAGCGCCAGCACTCTCTGCGTGACAGTATGAGCCAAGCGACGAAGATCGTCATCGGAACCGTCGGTGTCGCCGCGTTTCTCGCTATCGCACTCCTCGCCGTCCTCGCGTTCGGGTAGGCGGACGCGAACCGGTAGGCGGACGCGAACCGGTAGGCGGACGCGAACTGGTCGGCGGACGCGAACTGACCAGCGAACGCGAACGCACCGCTGAAGGTGGCGCGGTTCGAACCGCGTCCATGTTCGAATCCCGTGACCTCGCAGACGACGTCGCCGCCGTCCGCGACGAACACGCCCCGGACGCCCTCGTCCTCTCGGCGGCGGCGGACTTCGAGACCATCCCGCCCGCCGCGGCGGAGGACCTGGGTCTCCTCGTCGATTCGCTCGACCCGGCGACGTATCCGGCCGACTGGCTCCCGGACGACGCGCCCGCACTCCTCGTCCGCTATGCGGGCGGCGACTTCACCATCGGGATGCCGGGCGACGGTACCGTCGTCTGGACGCGACAGACCGTCCCGCCGTGCGTCGTCGCGAAGAAACGCGCGGAGGGGACGCCGACGGACTTTCTGGACTTCCTGTTCGCCGAGGCGTTCGTCCAACTCGGTGCCGGCGTGCCGGAACAGTTCCTCCCGTTCTTCGGCGAGCAGTACCGCGAACTCGACGCCGCGGTTCCCCTCCCGCCGAACGACGTCTACCAGATAGCGGCGGCCCTGTACGAGGCGTGGGTCGGACTCCAGACGCGGCCGACGTTCGATTCGTGGGAGTCGGACCACCCGCGACTGTACGACGCGTGGCGCGACGCCGGCCAGCGACTGGAGGGGCGACTCGACACCCTACCGCGCGCCGTCGCCCGCGGGAACACCTCGTTCGCGGAGGCGACGGAGTACGCCTGCTCGGCCGTCAAACACGGACTCGACCTGCCCGCACCGTTCGCGGCCCTCGACACGGAGGCGTACGTCGAGTACGGCCCGAGTTACGGTGTCCGCTGGGCGAGGAAGACGTTCGAGCGACTCGAGACGGACACCGACACGGACGCGGACGAAGTCTGAGACTGCCGGTCAGCCCCGCGGATTCTGCCCGCCTCAGAAGTCGCTCGTCACGATGCCGTCCACGTCGAGTTCGACGACGCCCTCGAACAGTTCGCGGAAGCGTTCGAGCGTCGCCTCGTCGTGAACCTCGTTCGAGAGGTGGAACAGGCCGACGGCGTCGTGTTCGTCCAACAGGTCGAGCAGTCGCTTCGTCGCCTCGTAGGCGCCGTCCACGTCGGCGTAGTAGGCCATCTCGGTCACCGAATCCACGCTGACCCGGAGTTTGCCGTCGTGCGATTCGAGGAAGTTGCGCGTCTGTTCGACGATGCCGTCTAAGTCGTCCGGCGCGGAGACATAGTGGACGTTGTCGGACCCGCGG from the Halogeometricum rufum genome contains:
- a CDS encoding DUF7089 family protein — translated: MFESRDLADDVAAVRDEHAPDALVLSAAADFETIPPAAAEDLGLLVDSLDPATYPADWLPDDAPALLVRYAGGDFTIGMPGDGTVVWTRQTVPPCVVAKKRAEGTPTDFLDFLFAEAFVQLGAGVPEQFLPFFGEQYRELDAAVPLPPNDVYQIAAALYEAWVGLQTRPTFDSWESDHPRLYDAWRDAGQRLEGRLDTLPRAVARGNTSFAEATEYACSAVKHGLDLPAPFAALDTEAYVEYGPSYGVRWARKTFERLETDTDTDADEV
- a CDS encoding OapC/ArvC family zinc-ribbon domain-containing protein, whose translation is MPHQCTNCGRVFADGSKEMLSGCPNCGGNKFQFSPSGSGSDAAASTTDSRTASSDATPSSGRAADADADTDTATTDRESADDDAGSTTWRRAASRAADAVDPRSGSRRSDSGDDDGGRPDAPGRDTQNRQTDSSNDLDDARRRGQSLREWANSRGFASEVEGADDETTLRENRRRTGDAQRRPPERRPEPESSPSPNASESSPSPNASESPPDSAPTSDTSTASPDTAPTPSESSAPSEPSTTPSDTPPTPSDTPTDTSTDEPSVFGDEVEDDAQASARSDVVSPDEIRAASENADDRPSDADGRVIEPQSDDRPDLDELREELNDQFESIKIVAPGEYELNLMELYDRPEYIISLREDGRYVIEVPDTWDSHDDR
- a CDS encoding MATE family efflux transporter produces the protein MASSLQRRAHDALMWFPALLARLGLVDREKGSRAFDLAVPVMVTGGMRTLLRIADFLMVSLALGEAAVAGLELGFQYYFIPFGLALALTSGTISVVSRVVGAGNYDAADFAVKQSLWLSILLSVPITAAGWVYATPLIDLLTNDPAAIELGSAYLRIVMLSVTFRFWSMIAARALAGVGDTRTPMYVRLLTLPTNVALNAVLIFGLFGAPALGVEGAAWGTVAANTLAAVIFFGLLASGRWDVRLRLGGKQWDWGVVAEIVRVGLPLAGTRLSRTFGRFPFLFVLGVLGTDVVAAYAIGRRVMLLALMPAWGYSTAASTLVGQAVGGGDDAEATEYGWQTLRIALVTQLLIAAVIFLAAEPLAQVFGAGNVALTTTFIRVFGLGVAGFSVSRTMRGALRGAGDTRWPFYGGLLGTYVVRLPVAFAALPVGFAVSAFGVTVAPGLGWALPAVYAAILADMYARAVVNGARYYSGEWLRVARESNVGSAAD
- a CDS encoding Era-like GTP-binding protein encodes the protein MGLLTELRDSISRVVDRMFSDAEPRRIGIYGPPNAGKTTLANRIARDWTGDAIGPESHIPHETRRARRKENVEIERNGKKVTIDIVDTPGVTTKVDYKEFLDHDMQKDDAVRRSREATEGVAEAMHWLREDVDGVIYVLDSTEDPFTQVNTMLIGIIESQDLPVLIFANKTDLEESNVQRISNAFPQHETVPLSALEGNNMDEVYDKIAEYFG
- a CDS encoding DUF2073 domain-containing protein; protein product: MEGLASMEKIRLILDGVRDGNIVILEEGLSPDEESKLIEVTMTEISPDEFNGIEIETYPQSKGGQGFLGRLMGKEDTKKLTVIGPANQIQTLHKDENLISALVSRK
- a CDS encoding DUF7090 family protein, giving the protein MDYTLAIENTPDTIPGGTGILLLHPSIGETDRIDTDFLKTDTDHFLVVSTRTTAREVEQKLEHYDVDESRAVILDTLSVERGYSRRGSDNVHYVSAPDDLDGIVEQTRNFLESHDGKLRVSVDSVTEMAYYADVDGAYEATKRLLDLLDEHDAVGLFHLSNEVHDEATLERFRELFEGVVELDVDGIVTSDF